The DNA segment CCTTCTTTAACAACAAGATCGTTCACTTGCTGACTTCCCCAAACATCCAAACTTAAAGCACAGAGCTTCCCCAATGTCATAAACGTATAACCATCGGGTTTAGACCCATCATTTCCCCTAAATTCCCTATACAAACCACACATTCTTCATATTGGTGAATTCCCAGATTAGCTCTCATCATGGTGTTGCTAATAAAGGTGTCATCTTTCACAGGCATATGATCGAACAGTTGGCGGGTGTGTTGGATGAGGAATTGGTGCTGCGGTTGAtgtcggtggtggtggtggtggaggagttGAAGCTGAGGCGTTGGAGGTCTTTGGAGAGATCGTTCGAATCCGGCATCGCCGGTGATGAAGATGAAGAGCCGATGAAGATGTTGATGATTTGATTTTATATATTGAAAGgggttgaagatgaagatgatgatgatttgttatACAGAACTGAATTTGGGGATGATTTATTGCCACCTCATCATGACAGCTCATCAAAAATAAGCCATGTCATCAAAATATGGCCAcgtaagcaaaaaaaaaaaaaaaaaaactaaccaagtTAGTGCAAAGTTAACTGAGTGGTGCCAGCACAAACTAAAAGTCAAGTTGGGGGTGCCAGGTGTCAAGGtgttagttgggggtggcagcggccaaaggccgatagttgggggtgataaaatccaataaccatgtaaaaaaaactagtttacaaatgtttaattataaatttacaaataaaaaatgataaaattaatCTTAATATGTATGTAATCTTAAAATTACATATAATAAATTATTAAAATACCCCaaatataaaaatatgaataaaAAGATTGCTTATTaagagttctgcgagttctgtaaatatttagggttctgaaatgatcctcaCCCTATATTAACTTAAATGTAAATATCTAAGAAAGATTACTAAACTTCGAattatacttttttatttttgaatcttgcgtaatttgtttcaaaaaccgaaAAAACTGAAAACGAACAGTTTTCAAAAACCAAAAACTGAATTATCAGTTTCGGTTTTACCCAAAAATCGAACGAACCGTGCACAACCCTACTTtcaccacaaaaaaaaaaaaaaaaaaacattttgtcTTTTAGTGCAAGAATTGGCTTTAAGTTTCATTTTTACCTCTTATACTATGTATAAACTAGAATATACGCTTTTAACACGTTTAATTttatgatattattattattattatttttttgtaatAACTTTCGTTTTTGTTATCTAAAAAAATCGGAATGCACCACTGATTTTTGGAAAGCAGAGCCCTATTATAAAATTGGGTATTTTTGTTGGTATCCTATGCTATAGCGAGTGACGTTATTGTGACGAATCCAACTACTTATAAGTGAACAACAATGTTGCTAGTAAGATATCGGTGTTGGCTTTTATGTTTTTCGACAAAACAAACTGATAATGACAGATAATAACTGGTTGAGAGAAAACGATCACACTCCTACCGCGAAGGGCTGGGAAAACTAAGTTTTCTTAAaacaaagagtaaactgccaagatgatccctgaggtttggtcacttttgccacttagtccaaaactcaaaccttttgaatctgggtccctatggtttaaATCTTGTTGCCaatttcatccaaaagcaaaatctggttagatttttcagttaacatccaagttttttgtctttttcctctcattttaatgaagggcaaaattgtcaatttttttaatttgttataataaaacgttaaagaTCATTTTGCCCTTTATTAAAAGGgagtaaaaagacaaaaaaaaaaaaaaaaaaaaaactggatgttaaccgAAAAATTTAACCAAATTTTaattttggatgaaaatagaaacaaaaattgaaaccacatggactagattcaaaagatttgagttttaaACTAAAGTGACCAAACCCGGACCATTTttacagtttacaaaactttaaATCTCTACACCTCACTAACCGGGAAGGGTTTATCGACGTCGTCATCTGCCGGAGGTGTTAACCGAGTACCGGCGGTGTTAACTACCGGAGATCTATAGCAGCTGATCCATCTTTGTCAAGTAATTCCAGATTTCCCCTTTTGTTAAATTCGAATTCAGCTTTATAGCAATTTGATGAAAATTTAGGGTTATGTGCTGTTATGTCATAATCTCTATCCTTGCTTACTGTATGCAAGGGATTCCACTTCTTTGTGAATCATAGCCAGTTCAAAGAGGGTGGGTATTGGGCACACCAACTGTTCGATGAAATTCCTCTGTgatgcaaactgtttttacataTTATGTTGAGTGCATACCAAGTGTTTGAGAAATTTCCTTTGTGACGCAaactgtttatatatatatattatgttgaGTGCgtaccaagtgttcgatgaaatttCTCTGTGATGCGAACTGTTTTAATTTATCAGTTTGAGTGCACTCTGCAGATTTGGTTGAGGTAATCAAGGGTTCAGAATGAAGGTGAAGGTAGTGTGGAGGAAGGTTCGTgattatgttcgatatgatttGAAAGAAATTGCATTTCCCTCGTCTCTGCCCGATCCCCCTCATTTCAAAAAGAGGAGAAAACTGACATGGAAAGAACGGTATTTGGTGAGTCTTCTTTTCTTGGTTGATCAACAGTAACACAGATTATTATAAGTTGAAGTTATGTATTTCGGTTTTGGTGGGTTTGATCATTTTGTTATGTATTGAACATTGAGGACTTGAGATCGAAATGTTGCAACTTCTTAAGTAATTTCATGCCTCTTTCTCGAATCATCTTTATAGTTTATATACACATTAGTGGTGGCAATGGTTCTGGTTGACAACTTGACATGTTTAATCCGTGTAACTAAATGAGCTGTCTTTGGATTGGCCTATGTAATCCGTTTGATTAAACACGTCAACCCGGCAATCTATTTAGGGCCCATTTATACAACCTTCCAACCCGTTTAATATGCTTACCGTTTGATTACAGCCTGTCAATCCGTTTGACTCATTTAGATAAAATGGTTATACGGGTAGTGTTCGGGCTAGATGAATGTAAGTGTGTTCGGGTTAGGGTTGACGTCTTTGACATGAATATTCAATCTACTAACCCTCCAACCTGGTTAACACACTTACAAATTGATTACAACTTGTCAACCCGTTTGACTCGTTtagataaatgggttaaacaaGTTGTGTTCGGGATACATGCTTTTAAGTTGCCTTGCTTGCagtgtgcacatataatgtatatatgtgtggtcGATCGAGAGGCAAAAGTGAAATGGTACaaactttaacgttattttactaatttcgtgaaaataacgttaaaagcggcggatggttaatcatgcatcatgcggtggcgttgatagctgaaagacacgggggtacatgcactaatcggtctctGTCCCGATggtttgagtgttatgtgccttaggtccaaggcttgatacaaaactacaatcgagccgggggtctcactggaaacaacctctctattcctacggggcagaggtaaggctgtctacatctacccCCCCAGACCCtgccttagctttgctatttgtgggatttactgagtatgatgatgatgatacatgCTTTTAAGTGTGCCGGGTTAGGGTTGACGCCTTTGACACGAATAAATACATGGGTTGTGTTCGGTTTCAGCGGTTTAACTTGCTAACCAGCCAACACGACACAATTGACACTACACGTATGCGCACATATAGAGTCCACTCAATACAAAACCAATCTTAAGTAGAGGATTACGTACACATTTGTAAGTAGTGTTGGTTAAATATACtgagagagagaaaaagaaacGCAGTTATGCTATTACATAACCGTTTTCTGTCTGTCTCATAGTTAAAGTAATACTACAAGTGTTTATGTGGTTCTCGCAGTCGCAGTTATCTACTTAAAATTGGTTTATTGTATCTATCACATAATTCACACTTGTCAGCATTAATGTGTTGACATGTTCTTAATGTTTTGAAAGTGTTCTTCAGGTGTTGAAGGAAGCAACTAGACTTTATGCTGCAAGCTGGGTACGAGATATAGGTCCCGAGCTGCGTCCGAATGAATACAAGAACAAATTAAAATCAGAAGATGAACCTGATCGCGTTAAAGGTCATAATGGAGAAACAGAACCTTCAACATTGGAGGATCTAGGTAAATCTTGTTGAAAACAAAGTTTcagtttacaaaaaaaaaaaaaaaaaaaacctggtAATTTTATTGTAACCGACTGACAATGACAGCTGTCGCTGCTCGAGGTGGAATGGAGACACTCAGGCCCGCTTTGCAACGGGTTTACATGACCCGAGCCTCTGCGTATAGAGATGCGTTGAAGAGCTTTATACAAGGTTATCAAGAAGGCATTCAACAAGTCATGGAGAAAAAAGATGACTCTGAATCTCATCAAGAAAACAATGACCCAAAAAAGTCAACTTGACCCAACTCTTGGTTGTCAAAGCTGAACGAAGTGTTCATTTCTAAGTTGTTAATGCGAAAAATGTTTTTATATTGATATGGCCTAAAACCGAGTTATTTACATCAGTTCTAGAGACACACGAAAACAGAGTGTGCATACAAGATTCGACCAACACAAGTATAAGATTCTCAACGTGATATAGGtgcggaatctgttttaagggcaCGCGCCTCCACTGTTATTCTTTTGTCTTCTATTTTTATTTCTTCCATATTAATTTTTGGCGGAGTAAAAATTAGGAAGTTATTGTACATTAAATGTTTCTTAACATCTGTAATTGGAGAGAGAAAAAAGAACATTTTTATTTGGGAGCATAAAGCATTCTCATTAGAAAATCATTGTATATCAAATGTTTCAAAATTTTGAGGTTGAGCATCTGGTAATGAGGGTATAACATTAAATCTATGCAACATGTGAATAACATAAAAGAGCAATAAGGAAAGAGAATGCATTTAAATAAGGcaaattagatttaaataatcACAGCTTCTCAATTTGGCCAATCCCAACTTAGTTATTTGCTGACAATAATCCGAACTGGTTTACTTTTagccgataatagtccgccgttaaaaatagcttaacggagttaagtttttttccgaattacaaatcgatgttttagggattttaatcagaacgagaatacgagtcaatttatgtaaaacttaccttgaaaaGGTGCTCcaaacggcttgatttttgttaattggaagtttaaacacccgaattgaagcaccattTTCGCCGTTTGGGacagtatttcgaggtaaattttatatcaatcaactcgtatcctcgttctaatcaaaagccccaaaacatcggtttgtaattcggaaaaaaaacttaactccattaagctatttttaacgcagATTATTATCGGCAAAATTGGAGCAGTTCAGATTATTATCGGTCAAATTGAgaaagttgagattatttaaatctaatttgCCTTTAAATAAAGGTGATCAAATACGAAGAAAACAAAGTAACATCCTAGTCGTTATCCTTTTTGAGATGTTTATTTTAACTCTGTTAATGATCTCACAAGTTTAGTATCGTTGTAGCTAAATAACTTTTCAATGTTATCCAAATGATAACCCGGCCCTAATTTGCTAATACAACATCCTACTTGGAACAAAATGCAACCAAAACCATTGACTCATAAGTCATAACACCCTATAAGAAAACGCCCCACCTCACCTCACTGAAGTTTCAAGCTAACTTTGTTTCAAACATCATTTCTTCCAAACTATGGAGGCTAAGCCTAGGAACTAGTGAGTTCCATGGTTTTATGTGAGTTTACCTAACCGGACTGACAAATATGGATGCATGTTCTAAATGGTTAACCATATTGATTATTAGATGTGAAATGATGGAATGAGACGAGAAATAAATAGTTTAAACCCTTTTCAATGCTATAACGTTTTTTTAACGGTGAACACAacccttttcatttttttaaaatcTACTCATAAAATCCATCTATACCTCCTCTAAAAAAAATCACCTAGCCACTAAGCTTAACCCACGTCAAGGTTCTAATTCCCAAGAATTTTAGGTACCTAAACTTCTTATTTTACTATTCACAAGAAAAATAATTTGACTTTCATTGGTATTGGtcttttaatatataaaatagagtaaattacaagttttgtcctttatgtttgtcctaaatttcaggcgttgtcctttacctttaaaattgatgagttttgtccttaacgtttcaaaatcctgcacgttatgtcctttaaggCAAACCCAGCTCCAAAGATCCAGCTCCAAATTGTTGTCTAGCGGCCAGTGTTGACGTTGTGTCAGCAGGGGTATTTTTGGTAGTTTTGTTTACATGTTGATTGTCTACGGCTTGTCTGCACTGCAACTGACAACCGTCAAAAACCGTATTGGGTTCTTCCAAAGCCTTCTTGAACGACGATTAATCGGACTCGGCGATGACTTCTTCAGGCGATTCTGCAAGGGATTTTGATGATGAGTTTATTGTGACGGTTGAGAGGAATCTGTACGGACGAGGCATGATCCATTCAGTTGAGTTGTGAGAGAGAAATTGTTCTTCAGTGGTAAAGAAGATGGTGAAGAAGATGGTGATGATGAGTTGATGAAGATGAattgaggttgaagatgaagagaGTGTGTTATTAGGGttttaaaagggggaaatacaAGTGGGGGAGGGGAAATGACCGTTCTACCCTTGTGTGCAATGCACATGACATAATTTAACAGAAAATTCTAACTGGGTTTGccttaaaggacataacgtgcaggattttgaaacgttaaggacaaaactcatcaattttaaagataaaggacatcgcctgaaatttaggacaaacataaaggacaaaacttgtaatttactctataaaaaTAGTTTACATAAATAAATGAGAAATCCATTCATATTTTTTTATAAGGGCacttttattataaataaaaggAGTCAACGAGACAATGTAACattacaaaaaaagaaaaaaaaaacaataggaACAACACATAAAGAAAATTAGTTGCAGCTAAGTGGGTTCGCACTACAACTAGACCAACACCAATCCGAATGTTTAGATATGTCTTTTGTCCAACAAAACATCGGGGAGACTATCTCATAGTACACCTTATCAGCAGAGTTTTTACGTGTTCgaaaatttttgtcatttctCTCTTTCCACAACCACCAAATTGTTGTGTACATAATAGACATCAAAATCATTATTTAATAAACAATAGAATAAATTACgtttgttgatgcaacaaacacgagaccaaagATAGTAGTTGAGTTGGTTAGTCAAAAAGGTTGaagggtttaaccttgcctaacgcaggtcgcggggtccccccacgtttgcaagacgtggaaggaggtttactAGTTTGTATTTGTTGTTTGCTGAAGATTCTTTCTCTGAGATGTTCTCAGATCCAGAAGTGAGAGTAAACGgaatgtgtgtggtggatgtgaaAAGGAGTGACTTAGACGTAAGCAAGTACTCCAcacgaatgaccagagattagAGAATCTCAGCTGATCAGGGATGTCTTCTGGAGTAAGTGAAGTGTCTTTTTATAAGggaagacatctcccaaagtagcatgtacaagactagtaatcctgcttgcagtggagggtttccccttttgggggttgaaggcttttgacccctgggtaatagcgtgcattgtgcagacctgctttgcttttgcgGCCGTGGGTTGGTGAAGCAAGCTTCGGATGTGACTGGCCACTGTTTCCTCCTCGCTTTTCCCATCTTACCGCTttttaaccattgaaccgtttaaccatttaagcatttgcatatttagtcactttatttagtcttgggctacccccgtcatcagccccccaagtcagaggtttttgggtagtatgctcaaagacttctgacttttatgcatgtgtTTTATCGCTTGAAGGtttcaagggttcgttgcttgATGGCTTGAAAGGATGAAGGCAGTTaatattttgaatttgaattttaaatgactgacagttgatttgattgatgtatgGCAGTTGATAGGGTGACGGTTTTGCAGAAGTTATTATTTACATTTTTGCCCCTATATTAACTTGTTTATATTTTTCTTAATTGCCGTTTCATTTTTCCATCCAAGTATTTTGTGCAAGTCTTCCCCTTTTCTTTCAAGGTTAGTGTTGTTTATCTTTTGCTTTACTTTTTCATAGTTTCCTTGCAAaaatgggtgcccttaaggatttagcaaGATCCTTTTCCCGGTTAACCCAAGAGGAAGTAGAGTTGTTTTGTAAGGAATATGGCATTGGGATTGAGTTTACACCTACTGCTCCTGCGTGTGATGCTTCGATTGGTAAATGCCCAACTGGTTTCATCGCCCTTTATTGTCGTCACTTTGAATTTTCAAACCTTCGCTATCCGTTTTCtctgtttgttttgaatttgttaGAGTATTACCGGGTTTCCTTTGGTCAGattcatccgaagggcatggctaggTTTTACATTTCGAGGTTTTGTGCCGTGCCCTCGGATATGATCCTTCCTTATTGTTATTCCGTCGCTTTTTCCGATTGGCCAAGAAtggcgattggtttacttttgaagcATCTAAGGTTGATTCTGGCCTTATTTCATCTATGGTTACCACACTTGGAACTTGGAAGAatcgttttttctgggtttcAGACACTATTGTTCCGTTTAAAACTGTGTGGCGTcacccggatgctgttctcaatgaaccggaaccccTTGAATCTGATTTAAATGATGCTTTTCTGAAATCTATTCGTAAATGACctgcgagggttcgtccctttcctgagcatTTGCTGGTTTTATTAGGGGTTAGTAAGTTGTGGGAAAAAGCTGACCGGGATCCGGTTCTGATAAAAGATGGCACGGGTATGCATTTTTGTTTTCTCCTTTCTTTTACCTTTCTAATTTTTGTCTCATGTTCTATCTGTTTGTTGCTTGTAGTtatgtgatgtgtgtaaaatgcaacatataaatcacatcaattaaggcataaaactaaccctttttaagtactaatgttggaaaaagagtgtttttgtcttccttttgtattttcaggatgaaatgagctcaaaatcacaaaagaagcaaaaagacaactaattctaccataaatacaagaaaaggaacaaaagtagactgcccggaccctcaacggcacctcccaaggcaaaggagaagaaacagagtctgaacacgccccgtgtccagcgaacacgggggcgtgcccaggaagcagcagaaaagacaaaccagtagaagcttccattgcccaccacggggccgtgtccagcaggcacgggggcgtggtgaaagtacagcaggcgcattaattgtaattcgcaattacaattaatgaagagagagaatgtcagacgggcacggggccgtgtccagcggacacggggccgtgtccagccttctgttcagcctataaatagaggagcttggcttcattctctctcatcccttggcacaccacctctctcacacttcatccaccacccaccaccaccataacaccatcatccaccaccatcatccattgtccatcgtagagtgtgtgagtcgtctcgggatccaagattgatcgtaagagttc comes from the Helianthus annuus cultivar XRQ/B chromosome 4, HanXRQr2.0-SUNRISE, whole genome shotgun sequence genome and includes:
- the LOC110937015 gene encoding uncharacterized protein LOC110937015; translation: MKVKVVWRKVRDYVRYDLKEIAFPSSLPDPPHFKKRRKLTWKERYLVLKEATRLYAASWVRDIGPELRPNEYKNKLKSEDEPDRVKGHNGETEPSTLEDLAVAARGGMETLRPALQRVYMTRASAYRDALKSFIQGYQEGIQQVMEKKDDSESHQENNDPKKST